TACTCAACGACGCTGATTTGCACACAAATTCATGAGTCCCTAGTCCCCCCATGCTTGCGTTACTTGACGTTTGTAGCCCACTCCTTTAGAATAAGGTATAAGTGCTTAACCTTAGTATCACATGGAGGATTATTACAATGACCGTATCTTTGAAAGATGTTGCAGAGGAAGCCGGAGTATCGGTTTGTACTGTTTCGCGGGTAATCAATAACACATATAGGCACAGGGTAAGCGATGCCACCCGGAAACGGGTATTGTCTGTAATTGAGGAGCTAAACTACGAGCCCAATGTTAGTGCAAGGGCCCTTGCTAGAAAACAGACGTTCCTGATCGGTCTGTTGGTTTCAAAGTTAGCGGCTTCCTTTATGGCTGAGATTGTCCAAGGAATACAAGATGAAGCGGACAAATCTGACTACAGCCTGTTGTTCTATAGTACAGGCGATGATGTTACCAAGGAAAAGGCGTGTTTTGAAGCCCTGCGGCGGAAGCGGGCTGATGGTATCATCTACATGGCAGGTGCCTCATCCTTTTGCGGAAGCCATGAGGGAACAAAATACCTAAATGAACTAACCGGACGCGGCATCAAAATGGTGCAACTATGCTCTAACCATCCTCAACTTAGCTCTCCCTATGTCTTAGTAGATAATGAGGCCGGTGGATATATGGCAACGAAACATCTTCTTGATCTTGGCCATACCCGTATTGCCCATTTCCATGAACATACCACAAGGGAAGGTCAGGAACGATACCACGGATATAAGCTGGCTTTGGACGTGGCTGGGGTACCCTGCATTCCAGAACTGGTTGAGCGATGTAGTTTTGACTGGAGAAGCGGCTACGGTGCGATGGAAAGGTTACTGAATGGCGCCAATCCTCCTACGGCGGTCTTTGCCTGTGATGATATGTCCGCGTGGGGGGCAACCCAAGCGGCAATTGATCGGGGAGTGCGGGTGCCAGAAGATGTGGCTATAGTTGGCTATGATGATCTGGCTATTGCAGAATTTATGCCTACGGGTCTTACGACTATTCATCAACCCAAGGGAGATCTAGGTGCAGCTGCAGTTAAACTTCTTTTGAAGCAGATTGACGGACAGCAGTCCTCCAATATTGTGCTCCAACCGGAATTGGTGGTTCGTCAGTCCTGTGGTGCGTATAGTGGACCCCGGTTTAGCGCCTTAGCGTAATAGACAAACAGCATTTGGATGCAATAACGTAATAGCCTAGGTTTTGCAGAGGTATTTCCTGCCGACTTAAGTGACTCTTGCCTTTTTGTAATTCTTTGCCCTTTAGAGGAAGGAGTTTCAGATCAGATGACGAAATGTATTTATAAAGGTTAGGTTAAGCGGATATACCAACAAGGGAAGATAAGCTAGTCAACACATCTCTGAAGGCTATTACAGTAAGGTATAACCGCCTAATCATGAGGGGACTTTTGGAAGCATAGAATGGGATAGGGGTGTTAGGTGATGGCGAAGTTGAAGGTAGGGGTAATTGGCTGTGGTGCGATTGCGGAAGCGGTACATATTCCTGGTTACCGGCGCATCAGTGATAAGGTGGAGATCGCGGCGATCGCAGATATTGATAAACAGATCCTAAATGATGTTGGGGATCGGTACGGAATCAGCGATCGCTACCTCGATTGGCATGATTTGATCCGAAGAGAAGATATAGATGCTGTAAGTGTTTGTACCCCCAACTACCTCCATGCAGAGCAGACTATTGCTGCGTTGGGTGCGGGAAAACACGTCATGTGTGAAAAGCCCATGGCTACCAGCGTTCAAGAGGCACAGGCCATGTTACAGGCAAGGGATGCTGCGGGCAAGAAACTCTTTGTTGGTTTCACCCACCGGTATATGCACCATAACATTAGGGCCAAACAGATCATCGATGAAGGCGTGATTGGCTCTCCATATATCATGAGAATCAGGTTTTCCCATGATGGACCCTACAAAAGCTGGTCTGCAAAGACCGATTGGTTCTTCGATCGAGAGAGAGCAAAGGGCGGAGCTTTACTGGATATGGGGATCCATGCCATTGATCTAATGCGGTGGTTCTTTGGCGAGGCCACAGCGGTCAAAGCTAGTTGTGGTACCTATGTTAAGGAGATAGATGTGGAGGATACTGCGATCCTGATTATTGAGTTCGGCTCGGGGAAGATCGGCTACATCGAAGTCGGGTGGAGTACAAAACCGGGAGCCATTGGTTTTGAACTGTATGGCACCGAGGGTACGTTGATCAATGACTATTCCACGCCCCTGCGTCTGTACCTGCCAGAAGACAAATCGCGTATCTTCAATGTTGATGACTTTAACGAAGGATGGGTTGAGATCAAAGACTGTATTGGTGGCGGTTGGGATACGGAGATCGAGCAGTTTGTAGACAGCATCCGGAATGATATCCCAATTACTACTGGAGGAGAGGCAGGCCTTGCAGCAGTACGAATTGCAGAAGCTGCCTATCAGTCTGCCGCAACCGGTAACCGGATTGACCTATAGCTGCAGGATTGCCATGGGATAAGCCAATAGGGGGTTACGGCGGTACTCATCGGATTCTTTGGCTCCAGGTACCAATACCTTCCATGGGATCTTTCGAAAAAACAGACAGTATTAATGGTATAGAGAAATGCCTTTTGTGAGACGCTCTGTTTTCTGTACCTTGAAAACTTCATAGGCGGATTGGTCTTGGGGTCAATTCCTCCAGGACCCGAAGTCGATGGGCATACTAGTCCACAAATTCCCGGTTGACAGGTCGAAGTAATATTTACTATGTTCATAATGTTGATTAGATTACGAAAAATGAACATGTTTGTTGCTAATATCCTCTGTAGACTTGGGATTTATGTCGGAATTCCAGACTTTGACGACTAGTGAGGTCTTGGATGCTTTAAGGTCTGTGCTGTGGCCCGATAAAGGAGCTTTGTCGGTTCTTACGGTCCCTAGGGGTAACCAACTGTATCGAAGTTGGGGTTTATCTCTGTGGCCCTACGTCCGGGTGGGGTGTATCGGGCCACTAGTCCACTTGCGTTGTGGCTAGTCAGACTACGGCCACTAGAAAAAAGTTTATGATCAATCGTTGTGAGAGGATCATTGTATTGAGAAAGTTGCTGGAGCCGGAACAAGATAGGTTATCGCAGTTGAGTACAATGTGCTCCAAACACTGATCACGGTTGATTGTCTCTGAAAAAGGAATACCGCACGGCTTTGGTGAGCTTCCCTTAGGGCATGATGCGAACCTGGATTTAAACGCTCCCTATACTTAAGCTACCGCGCATAGCCCCATGGTGCTACTTAGCACGTCGGTGTGAAACCCAACTCTCTCATGAACCACCGAAGTATCCACGACCAAGCTGGGTCCATAGTAGTGCTTCACAGGGTACCTTGGAGTTACCGGAGGAGACTTTCTATAAGTGCAGGGGGTGATCTATGCTGGATTTGAGTATGCAACCGGTATTAAGCTTTCGCTTTAGGTGCTGCGGACTGAATAGAATCAGAGCTTTGTGCACATCGGTTTTGTGAAAGAAGAGGTGTAGCGCCCCGTATATCCCTAACAGTTAGATATGGCAGGGGAGTTGTTACTAGATAGGGACCCGAAAAAGGGGTCTTGTAATGGCGAAGGAGGAGTCTAGTTGCTTACCAGAACGAGAATTCCGTTAATGTTTCTTGCATTTTTCACCCTAACGATTATGGTCTTACCCCAAGTAATCAAGGCTAGTGCTGTACCTAGTGTGGTCTACTATGCCTCGTCAATGAGGGAACTAAGGTCCATGGATGTACCTACGGATAAGACGATTGTATTGCTTGCGGGGTATTACTATCCTGACGATGGAGGAGCTGGCCTTTTTTACTGGGATAGTGCGTCCCGGGAAGGGGACAATGGAGGGACGATTATTACTCCCGGGGCTAATCCAAGCTATGGTAGGTGGAAGAGGTTACTTACCGATGACCGGGTGAACGTGAAGTGGTTTGGGGCAAAGGGAACACAGACCGATGATACGTTAGCGATCCAAGCCGCCATTGATAGTCTACCGCCCCGGGGTGGTACGGTCTATTTCCCCGGTGGTGATTACCGCATTTCCCAAACGATTGTCATTGGGGATGGAGACGGTGGGACGGCTTTCTCTACGAGAAATGGCATCAAACTAGTCGGTGAAGGCGCCGGGTTTGCTGTATATGATCCCTACCGGGTACCAACAATGATTACTGCGTTCAAACCGATGCCCGCGGTCATTGATGTGCGAGGCCGCATTTGCGATGTGCATATTGAAGACATCTTTATTAGTGGTGCGCTCCAAGCTGATGTGGGGATTAAGCTACAAGCGATCAGTGGCACTGTCCTGAAGAACCTCAAGGTTGCGCAGTTTAAGGAGATTGGCCTCTTGATTACAGGGGGTGCCGCACCAACTGGCAATTACAACATCTTCAATCAGTTTGATAACCTCTCTGTTGCTTCAACTCAGGATGGGCACATTGGACTGTACATGGATGGTGACTACGGTGTGCAAAATGATACCTGGTTAAGCTCCTTTAGGACCTGCCGGTTTGATACCGCCAGTGCGAAGAATGCCATTGGTGCCTGGTTCAAATTCGTAGATTCTATCTCCTTTTACCGGTGCCATTTTGCCTGCTACGATCCGAGCTGCATTGGTATTATCTTTGATGCCTTAGATAATCATAACTTTCCCTCCGGTATGGCCTTTTATGACTGCTCTATCTACAGTATTGAGGTGTATGAGAACTTCAACCACAAGATCAGAAAGCAGTACTTCTACGGCTACGGTACCTATGACAATGAGAAGATTCCCACTCATCCAAAGCTAATTGGTAT
This genomic interval from Limnochordia bacterium contains the following:
- a CDS encoding LacI family transcriptional regulator, whose protein sequence is MTVSLKDVAEEAGVSVCTVSRVINNTYRHRVSDATRKRVLSVIEELNYEPNVSARALARKQTFLIGLLVSKLAASFMAEIVQGIQDEADKSDYSLLFYSTGDDVTKEKACFEALRRKRADGIIYMAGASSFCGSHEGTKYLNELTGRGIKMVQLCSNHPQLSSPYVLVDNEAGGYMATKHLLDLGHTRIAHFHEHTTREGQERYHGYKLALDVAGVPCIPELVERCSFDWRSGYGAMERLLNGANPPTAVFACDDMSAWGATQAAIDRGVRVPEDVAIVGYDDLAIAEFMPTGLTTIHQPKGDLGAAAVKLLLKQIDGQQSSNIVLQPELVVRQSCGAYSGPRFSALA
- a CDS encoding Gfo/Idh/MocA family oxidoreductase; this encodes MAKLKVGVIGCGAIAEAVHIPGYRRISDKVEIAAIADIDKQILNDVGDRYGISDRYLDWHDLIRREDIDAVSVCTPNYLHAEQTIAALGAGKHVMCEKPMATSVQEAQAMLQARDAAGKKLFVGFTHRYMHHNIRAKQIIDEGVIGSPYIMRIRFSHDGPYKSWSAKTDWFFDRERAKGGALLDMGIHAIDLMRWFFGEATAVKASCGTYVKEIDVEDTAILIIEFGSGKIGYIEVGWSTKPGAIGFELYGTEGTLINDYSTPLRLYLPEDKSRIFNVDDFNEGWVEIKDCIGGGWDTEIEQFVDSIRNDIPITTGGEAGLAAVRIAEAAYQSAATGNRIDL